A stretch of DNA from Campylobacter gracilis:
CGCAGGATGCGATGAGCAGACGCTTAGAAGCAGCCTGCGCTTTTTTATAAACTCGCACTCAAGCCCCTCCGCGACAAGCTCGCCGAAGTGCGCGGCATAGACGATGTCAAGCTCGCCGCTTTTTAGCATCTCGATAAGCGCGGGTTCGGAGTGGACGTGCACGATCCTGATATCGGCCTTCGAAAACCTACTGCAAAAGACCGCGATGATCTTTTCGATAAATTTAAAGCTGGTCGAGGTCGCGCCGATAACGAGCTTACCCGTCTTGATAGACGAAAGCCCGCGTATTTCGTTATTTAGTTCCTTATTGAGCCTAAGCATATTTTTCGCTCTGGCGATGTAAATTTCGCCCGCGTATGTAAGCTCAAGGCCGTTTTTTCTATCAAAAATTTCGATCCCGAGCTCCTTTTCCAAAAGCATAATGCTCTTTGAAAGCGACGGTTGTGCGATTCCAAGCTCGCTCGCCGCTTTTGTAAAGCTTTTAAGCTCCGAAATTTTTACCGCAAATTCCATATGTCGTAAGCTCATATTTTGCCCCTTCGGTTGAAATTTTATAGCCTTTAGCTATTAAATTATATACCAAATAATATTTGACTTACATAAAGATTTAATATAAAATTACGACATTAATCTTTAAGGTTAAAAAATCTCTAAGTAAAGGGGCAAATATGCAGAGACGCGACATACTGAAAATGGGTATGGTAGGAGCCGGTGCACTCGCACTCGGCGCGGTAAATGCGCAAGCAAGCGCGGTGGACGCAAAGGACGTTAAATTTGACGAGGAGTGGGATGTAATCATCATCGGCAGCGGTTTTGCAGGGCTTGCGGCAGGCTTAAAAGCCGCGCAAAAAGGCAATAAAGTGCTAATCCTCGAAAAGATGGGTCGTATCGGCGGAAACTCCGTCATCAACGGCGGCGGTATGAGCGTGCCGATGAACCCTGTGCAGGAAAAAACGGGCATCAAAGACAGCAAAGAGCTATTTATGAACGACTGTCTAAAAGCAGGACTTGGCATCAACCACCCCGAGCTTTTAAGCACCCTAGCCGATCGCGGCTTGGACGCGTTTAAATTCCTCGTAGATAACGGCGTGCAATTTAAAATGGATCACTGCGCGCACTTCGGTGGGCACAGCGTCGCCCGCTCGATGCTAACTACAAACGATAGTGGCTCTGGCTACATCCAGCCGATGCTTGAAAAATTTGAAGCGCTAAAAGATAAGGGCTGCGAGCTTCGCCGCCGCGCTAAATTTGATGATTTCGTAATGGACGGCGAGCGAGTAGCGGGCGTCGCGATCCGCGAGGAGTATAAATTTGACCCAAATCTTTACAGCGACGATCTTGAAAACACGAGCGGCACAAAAAAGACGCTCAAAGCCAAAAAAGGCGTAGTGCTCGCAGCGGGCGGATTTTGCCGCGATAAAATTTTCCGCAAGCTTCAAGATCCACGCATCCCTGATGACGTCGATAGCACCAACCATCCTGGAGCAACTGCGGGCGTGCTGCTAAAAGCCTTTGAGATCGGCGCATATCCGGTGCAGGTCGATTGGATCCAGTTCGGTCCATGGGCGAGTCCCGATGAGAAGGGCTTCGGCACCGCTCCGATTCTAACTCAACAAGGCACCTTTAAATACGGTATTGCCGTAGACGTTCGCACGGGCAAACGCTTTATGAACGAGCTTGCAGATCGCAAGACTAGAGCGGACGCCGAGTTTAAAATTTTGCGCGAGGATCCAAAAGCCTATCCGATAACATTTGCCGACACCAAAATGGCGTTTAAAGACCTAAGCGAAGAGGTGATTTCCAAGGGCATGGCAAGCGGCAAGCTAGTAGGCGAATGCGCGAGCCTAGATGAGATCGCCAGTAAATACGGAGTGCCTGCGGATGCTTTAAAGCAGAGCGTCAAAAAATACAACGAGGGCGTTAAAGCCAAAAAAGACGAGTTCGGCAAGCAAGAAAGCGCACTAAGCGAGATCAACGAAGCAGGGCCTTTCTACGTCATCCGCCTCTCGCCGAAACCTCACCACACGATGGGCGGTCTAAAGATCAACACCAAAGCCGAGGTCTTATCATCTAAGACGAATAAGCCGATCCCTGGGCTTTGGGCTGCAGGCGAGATCACCGGCGGAACTCACGGCGCAAGTCGCTTAGGCACCGTCGCGATTACCGACTGCATAGTTTTCGGAATGATCGCAGGCGAGCAGATCGCTTAACTAGGTCTGAGCGCAAGCTCTTTAAATCTTTGCCGGTAGCGAAAGCGGGCCGGCAAGGCAGTTTTCTAAAAGGTTGTAAATGAAAAATTTCAGTTTTACGGCGCTGTTTCTGTGCTGTATCATCGCGACTTTGTTCGGCGCGCCGAGCGCTAATGACGCCAACGCCACGAACATAGTCGTTTCAGATGAGCTTCGGGCAAAATACAAAATCAAACCTCATCACGAGCATTTGTCGTTTGATTGCGTTGATTGCCACATAAATCAAGGAAGCGATCCGTCTAAATTTAAAAGTATCGGCGACAAGGGCTGTATCAGCTGCCACGGCGACAAAAAGCAGCTTGCTTTGAGGCTTAAATTTATGGATACGCTCAAGGCCAATCCGCACAACTCCGTCCACGACGGTCCTACTCTATACTGCGACGAATGTCACAACGAGCACAAGGCATCTACGAATATGTGTACCGAATGCCACGAGCACGAAGTGCCACAATGGATGGGGGTGACGCCATGAGAATTTCTAAAAAATTACTAGCGCTTATCATCTTAATAAGCGGTATTATAGGCTTTTTCGTCGTCGTGCCGGTGCACTATGCGCTTGAGAAAACGAGCACCGATAAATTCTGCGACGTCTGCCACGAGATGGATCCGATGGTGATCGCCTATCAAGACGACGTGCATTCGGGCAAGGGCAAAACGGGCATCAAAGCCCAATGCGTCGACTGCCACCTACCGCACGACAATATCGTAAAATATGTCTATCAAAAGGCCAAAAACGGCGTGTTGGAGGGCTACTCGCACTTCTTTGACGAGCCTGAAAAATTTGATTGGAACAAAAGGCGCGAAGAGCGCGAGCACTATGTGTTTGACAACGGCTGCACGAGCTGCCACGCCACCGTGATCGACAGCAAAATCACCTCCGAGCAGGCACAGCGCATGCACGCGCACTACAAAAAGCTCCTAGGCACCGAGCGCGAGCTCAAATGCGCGAGCTGCCACGTAAGCGCAGGTCACGGCATCGGGCTTCGCAACTACCTAGAGTACTGGCGACCGACGTATAAAATTTACGAAAAGAAGATGATGGAGGAAAAGATCAAAGCTAAGAAGGGATTTTTCGGCGACGAGTATAAACCTAGCGCTGAAGAGCAGGCCTTTATGGACGCTTCTAGCGCGAAGAAATAACGCTTTGAGATTATAAGCGCTTCATTCACGCTCCGCCGCAGGTTAAATTTAAAGCTCAATTTTGGGCTTCTATTTAATCCGCGGCGGTTTAAATTTAGCGGGGTCAAATTTATCCCGCTTGATCCGACGAGTAAAATTTTATCCTTTCTCATCTCTTTTTCGCTTTTTGGACAGCTTTAAAATTTATCCAAATTTAAAATTTTACCAGAAGGCAGCTGTGCAAAAATCATCGCTTTTTTTAATATCTCAGCGCCGTGCTATGGCGCAGTCAATGCCTGTAAGAGCTTAAAGGCAAATCAGTTTGCCGATGGTCTGCTTGCGGTAAAATGCTGATAAAATTTTACTAGATTAAATAGCTACGTTAAATTTAAATAGCAGGTTTTAGAATTTTAAAATTTCGCCGATCTATCTTGTAAATTTATCGTCTAAATTTAGCCATTGCTGCATTAAATTTTAAAAGCCATGTTTAGTTTGGATGAAACATTTATCAAGCGCGAGCCCGCTTGATAATGCATGATGGGGAAGAGTAAATTTTTCGGGTTTAAACGCCCTTTTTGCGTCATATACGAGGCAAAATAATGCAGATGAGAAAGAGCGGAAAATACTCCGCTCTTTAAAATTTTACTTGCCG
This window harbors:
- a CDS encoding flavocytochrome c; the protein is MQRRDILKMGMVGAGALALGAVNAQASAVDAKDVKFDEEWDVIIIGSGFAGLAAGLKAAQKGNKVLILEKMGRIGGNSVINGGGMSVPMNPVQEKTGIKDSKELFMNDCLKAGLGINHPELLSTLADRGLDAFKFLVDNGVQFKMDHCAHFGGHSVARSMLTTNDSGSGYIQPMLEKFEALKDKGCELRRRAKFDDFVMDGERVAGVAIREEYKFDPNLYSDDLENTSGTKKTLKAKKGVVLAAGGFCRDKIFRKLQDPRIPDDVDSTNHPGATAGVLLKAFEIGAYPVQVDWIQFGPWASPDEKGFGTAPILTQQGTFKYGIAVDVRTGKRFMNELADRKTRADAEFKILREDPKAYPITFADTKMAFKDLSEEVISKGMASGKLVGECASLDEIASKYGVPADALKQSVKKYNEGVKAKKDEFGKQESALSEINEAGPFYVIRLSPKPHHTMGGLKINTKAEVLSSKTNKPIPGLWAAGEITGGTHGASRLGTVAITDCIVFGMIAGEQIA
- a CDS encoding LysR family transcriptional regulator; its protein translation is MSLRHMEFAVKISELKSFTKAASELGIAQPSLSKSIMLLEKELGIEIFDRKNGLELTYAGEIYIARAKNMLRLNKELNNEIRGLSSIKTGKLVIGATSTSFKFIEKIIAVFCSRFSKADIRIVHVHSEPALIEMLKSGELDIVYAAHFGELVAEGLECEFIKKRRLLLSVCSSHPAVSRASINSTEKYPKISLSEFKSDKFAISSKILKSESNFKKIFENAGFTPQIFCDTSYFYVANAMVAAGLCVSFSFARYIFETQKDYITLFDVADEPLLDVSFSVVYKKPSKLAKEFIKMIKAGKSSE
- a CDS encoding cytochrome c3 family protein — protein: MKNFSFTALFLCCIIATLFGAPSANDANATNIVVSDELRAKYKIKPHHEHLSFDCVDCHINQGSDPSKFKSIGDKGCISCHGDKKQLALRLKFMDTLKANPHNSVHDGPTLYCDECHNEHKASTNMCTECHEHEVPQWMGVTP
- a CDS encoding cytochrome c3 family protein, with the translated sequence MRISKKLLALIILISGIIGFFVVVPVHYALEKTSTDKFCDVCHEMDPMVIAYQDDVHSGKGKTGIKAQCVDCHLPHDNIVKYVYQKAKNGVLEGYSHFFDEPEKFDWNKRREEREHYVFDNGCTSCHATVIDSKITSEQAQRMHAHYKKLLGTERELKCASCHVSAGHGIGLRNYLEYWRPTYKIYEKKMMEEKIKAKKGFFGDEYKPSAEEQAFMDASSAKK